In one window of Oryza sativa Japonica Group chromosome 9, ASM3414082v1 DNA:
- the LOC4346401 gene encoding F-box protein At1g47056 codes for MGQCPSAPRYHHHRHPPRNPPPPSPPPADHAPPQPLPTPDDDAPAAEDHTADLPDDLLAVVFGLLGSADRKRCSLVCRRWLSVDAASRLRLALDARAPLHAALPGILARFPAVSKLALKCDRRAESVADPTLALLADRLGPALRRLKLRSIRLVTDDGVAALAAAATNLRKLSVGSCTFGAKGIEAVLRSCLHLEELSIKRLRGLAQSEPVAVSSLCLHSLCLKELYNGQCFSSLITNSPNLKTLKIIRCSGDWDPVLQDLPQDAMLAELHLEKLQVSDRGVSALSGLEVLYLAKAPEVTDVGLGKLATRSPRLRKLHVDGWKANRIGDRGLAAVAQKCAALQELVLIGVNLTSASLELIAANCPALERLALCGSDTFGDAEISCVATKCAALRKLCIKACPVSDAGMDKLAQGCPRLVKVKVKKCQGVTPECAERLRASRNGALAVNVDTPGGAGELQDARSVDESGVLENAGSDTLPDDLDDRIGGPDLSCGSSGRPSGWKARMGAFMSRSLSVSMFRRRPRVSCYES; via the coding sequence atgggcCAGTGCCCCTCCGCCCCCCGTtaccaccaccatcgccacccACCCCGcaaccctcctcctccctccccaccccccGCCGACcatgcgccgccgcagccgctgccCACTCCCGACGACGATGCCCCCGCGGCGGAGGACCACACCGCTGACCTCCccgacgacctcctcgccgtcgtcttcggcctCCTCGGCTCCGCCGACCGCAAGCGCTGCTCcctcgtctgccgccgctggctctccgtcgacgccgcctcgcgcctccgcctcgccctcgACGCGCGGgcgccgctccacgccgccctCCCGGGGATCCTCGCCCGCTTCCCCGCCGTCTCCAAGCTCGCCCTCAAGTGCGACCGCCGCGCTGAGAGCGTCGCCGACCCCAcgctcgccctcctcgccgaccgcctcggccccgccctccgccgcctcaaGCTCCGCTCCATCCGTCTCGtcaccgacgacggcgtcgccgcgctcgccgccgccgccaccaacctACGCAAGCTCTCCGTCGGCTCGTGCACCTTTGGCGCCAAGGGGATCGAGGCCGTCCTCCGCTCCTGCCTCCATCTCGAGGAGCTCTCCATCAAGCGCCTCCGCGGCCTCGCCCAATCCGAGCCCGTCGCCGTCTCCAGCCTCTGCCTCCATTCCCTCTGCCTCAAGGAGCTCTACAATGGCCAGTGCTTCTCCTCTCTCATCACCAACTCGCCCAACCTCAAAACGCTCAAGATCATCCGCTGCTCCGGCGACTGGGATCCCGTGCTTCAGGACCTCCCTCAGGACGCCATGCTGGCCGAGCTCCATCTCGAGAAGCTGCAGGTCAGCGACCGCGGTGTCTCTGCCTTGTCGGGCCTCGAGGTCCTCTACCTCGCCAAGGCGCCAGAGGTTACAGATGTTGGGTTGGGTAAGCTCGCCACCAGATCGCCACGCCTACGCAAGCTGCACGTCGATGGATGGAAAGCAAACAGGATTGGTGACCGCGGCCTAGCGGCTGTTGCACAGAAATGCGCTGCTTTGCAAGAACTGGTTCTCATCGGGGTGAATTTGACGTCCGCCAGTCTCGAACTGATTGCTGCCAACTGCCCTGCCCTTGAGCGCCTCGCACTGTGCGGGTCTGATACGTTCGGGGATGCCGAGATATCTTGCGTCGCGACGAAATGTGCTGCGTTGCGGAAGCTCTGCATCAAGGCATGCCCTGTTTCTGATGCAGGAATGGATAAGCTCGCTCAAGGCTGCCCACGTCTTGTCAAGGTGAAGGTGAAGAAGTGTCAGGGAGTGACGCCAGAGTGTGCTGAGCGGCTTCGGGCTAGCCGCAACGGAGCCCTTGCTGTGAATGTTGACACGCCAGGTGGTGCTGGTGAATTGCAGGATGCTAGGAGCGTGGATGAGAGTGGTGTCCTGGAGAATGCTGGTAGCGACACCCTGCCGGACGATTTGGATGATCGGATAGGGGGCCCTGACCTTTCCTGTGGCAGCAGCGGCAGGCCATCGGGGTGGAAAGCACGGATGGGTGCTTTTATGTCAAGGAGCTTGTCTGTTTCCATGTTCCGGAGGCGGCCGCGTGTGAGTTGTTATGAGTCATGA